One window of Robiginitalea biformata HTCC2501 genomic DNA carries:
- a CDS encoding putative porin, translating into MRYCLLILSALVLHPALAQDNPARPALQNDSIPPREKRLPPNVPPGRAEAAITIKDYKIITQERDTTYLDTTLTIQKEYRYNYLRRDDFELMPFSNVGQPYNRLGVDLNRESLFPRMGARARHYNYMEASDIRYYNVATPMTDLFFKTTFEQGQLLDAMLTSNFSRRLNVSIAFKGFRSLGKYQEDEVQSGNFRATANYVTRDGRYRFLAHVAAQDIQGQENGGLLNAPDQFESGNPDFQDRSRIDVRFSNVQNELNGKRYFLDHEFRLLGQGADSIPGMGNLFLRHRFSYETKWYQYSQNNNTTEYFGDLLVTPVRDQAYLKTFDNRFGVGLENRWLGRLEGYITIFDYTYFFNSVLQTGTGTIPNQLPGQQLVSGAAWKKSFGPLTLEADGGLGLGGDLTDSYLDASVTLPLGTSLELHAGIHHSARKPDFNFLLYQSDYLNYNWDNSGTFENEQVQSLFGEVRSEWLGSLRAQLSSTDNYSFFRSEADADQLAAGEEQAFVRPFQEAGRITHLRVKYQKEFQLGKWALNNTLLYQEVDQDAAVLNVPRLVTRNTLYFSSDVFKKAMFLQTGITFRYFTSYYMDAYNPLLGDFYVQDREEFGGFPMLDFFINARIRQTRIYLKAEHFNSSFSGNNYYSAPDYPYRDFVIRFGLVWNFFS; encoded by the coding sequence ATGCGATACTGCCTGCTGATTTTATCGGCTCTCGTGCTGCATCCGGCACTGGCCCAGGACAACCCGGCCCGGCCTGCCCTCCAGAATGATTCCATCCCGCCCCGGGAAAAGAGACTTCCCCCGAATGTCCCGCCCGGCCGCGCGGAAGCGGCCATCACCATTAAGGATTACAAGATTATTACCCAGGAGCGGGATACGACCTACCTGGATACCACGCTCACCATCCAGAAGGAATACCGTTACAACTACCTCAGGCGCGACGATTTTGAACTGATGCCCTTCTCGAATGTGGGGCAGCCCTACAACCGGCTGGGGGTGGACCTGAACCGGGAGTCCCTGTTTCCCAGGATGGGTGCCCGGGCGCGTCACTATAATTATATGGAGGCGTCGGATATCCGCTACTACAACGTCGCTACTCCGATGACGGACCTGTTCTTTAAAACCACTTTTGAGCAGGGGCAGTTGCTGGACGCCATGCTCACCTCCAATTTCAGCCGCCGCCTGAATGTATCCATCGCGTTTAAGGGTTTCCGGTCCCTGGGGAAATATCAGGAAGACGAGGTCCAATCGGGGAATTTCCGTGCCACTGCCAACTACGTGACCCGGGATGGCCGCTATCGCTTCCTGGCCCACGTGGCTGCACAGGACATCCAGGGGCAGGAAAATGGCGGGCTATTGAATGCGCCGGATCAATTTGAATCCGGGAACCCGGATTTCCAGGACCGCTCCCGGATTGATGTCCGCTTTAGCAACGTGCAGAACGAACTCAACGGGAAACGGTATTTCCTAGATCACGAATTCCGACTTCTGGGGCAGGGTGCCGACAGCATCCCGGGCATGGGGAATTTGTTTTTGAGGCACCGTTTTTCCTATGAAACCAAATGGTACCAGTATTCCCAGAACAACAATACCACCGAATACTTCGGCGACCTTTTGGTGACGCCGGTCAGGGACCAGGCCTACCTGAAGACGTTTGACAACCGCTTCGGGGTGGGGTTGGAGAACCGCTGGCTGGGTCGGCTCGAAGGATATATTACCATCTTTGATTACACCTATTTCTTTAATAGTGTCCTGCAGACAGGCACCGGGACGATCCCAAACCAATTGCCCGGGCAGCAGCTGGTTTCCGGGGCTGCCTGGAAAAAGTCCTTCGGGCCGCTTACCCTGGAGGCAGACGGGGGGCTCGGGCTTGGGGGCGACCTGACGGATTCCTACCTGGATGCGAGCGTGACGCTGCCCCTGGGCACATCCCTGGAATTGCATGCGGGCATCCACCACAGCGCCCGGAAGCCCGATTTCAACTTTCTGTTGTACCAGTCGGATTACCTGAATTACAACTGGGATAATTCGGGCACCTTTGAGAACGAGCAGGTCCAAAGCCTCTTCGGGGAGGTGCGTTCCGAATGGCTGGGGTCTCTCAGGGCACAACTCAGTTCAACGGACAACTATTCCTTTTTCCGTTCGGAGGCCGATGCCGACCAGTTGGCAGCGGGAGAGGAGCAGGCCTTTGTGCGCCCTTTTCAGGAGGCGGGCCGCATCACCCACCTTCGGGTGAAGTACCAGAAGGAATTCCAGCTGGGCAAATGGGCCCTGAACAACACCCTCCTCTATCAGGAGGTGGATCAGGATGCGGCTGTATTGAATGTGCCGAGGCTGGTAACCCGCAATACGCTTTATTTTTCCAGTGACGTCTTTAAAAAGGCCATGTTCCTGCAAACCGGGATTACCTTCCGGTATTTCACCTCGTACTATATGGATGCGTACAATCCGCTGCTCGGGGATTTCTACGTACAGGACCGGGAGGAATTCGGCGGTTTTCCGATGCTGGACTTCTTTATCAATGCCAGGATCCGGCAAACCAGGATTTATCTGAAGGCGGAACACTTTAACTCGTCGTTTTCCGGTAATAACTATTATTCTGCGCCAGACTATCCCTACAGGGATTTTGTCATCCGCTTCGGGCTGGTTTGGAACTTCTTTTCCTGA